One genomic window of Daphnia pulex isolate KAP4 chromosome 10, ASM2113471v1 includes the following:
- the LOC124205355 gene encoding uncharacterized protein LOC124205355 isoform X2, with protein sequence MKSVGSTLCWKASILILVIGNSGAIVWNGDGTDTRWALQCDFIGRDLKNQISPGDRCGSLCKENSPCSHFTWTNYNGGTCWMKSGYVSEFDAVSKTNDGAICGFLKTTVSPPASAWKDEGTLKWALNCDFLGRDLMAAATAAEKCGGTCLSNPECSHFTWTNYQGGTCWLKKNGASDCDAVVKTDSGAVCGFLKF encoded by the exons ATGAAATCTGTTGGATCGACTCTCTGCTGGAAAGCCTCGATTCTGATATTAGTTATCGGGAATTCGGGTGCTATTGTTTGGAACGGAGATGGAACCGACACACGCTGGGCACTCCAGTGTGACTTTATAGGTCGAGATTTAAAGAATCAGATTAGCCCTGGAGACCGATGCGGATCGCTTTGCAAGGAAAATTCTCCCTGCAGCCACTTTACCTGGACCAATTATAAC GGGGGAACCTGCTGGATGAAATCTGGCTATGTGTCGGAATTCGACGCCGTGTCGAAAACAAATGATGGTGCGATTTGTGGATTCCTTAAGACAACGGTCAGTCCACCGGCCAGTGCATGGAAAGATGAGGGAACCCTAAAATGGGCATTAAATTGCGATTTTTTAGGTCGGGATTTGATGGCAGCGGCGACCGCTGCTGAGAAATGCGGAGGAACTTGCCTATCAAACCCGGAATGTAGTCACTTCACTTGGACAAACTATCAA GGCGGTACTTGCTGGTTGAAAAAGAACGGCGCTTCGGATTGTGACGCCGTTGTAAAAACAGATTCCGGCGCAGTATGCggtttcttgaaattttaa
- the LOC124204111 gene encoding UDP-GlcNAc:betaGal beta-1,3-N-acetylglucosaminyltransferase 7-like, giving the protein MLCKFKNICVKYLNFIIFKWLKAQFLFGKVLLLAISSATYIIYFAQPTTKIFIDHVVETRTETLLPSSKVPEEAINIFTHEKLFMGDNISPNGRDEIATNILEIEKNNLPQTKESLMKQLQLLKKERRLDKARIDTLSKNFEKQKTIFEANITVNQEFFKYASLVLRNISYPGVENYTRYAVARLGLLPLIYVEPLKPEFGPVINDVLSFQYPITIGPCRLDVITVDQKVFVAVVSAPGNFGKRKIIRQTWKIHLKAEYEKGLLGIVGFGFMLGLTTSDVMQAQIEEESKMYGDIIQIGVSDFYRNLSLKVAGIFNWLYRNCNKVDFIFKIDDDVYVNARNLAHFVQQSHHQSNPRMFGLPSEYLSPNRDGKWGITYEEWPWSHYPTYYLGPAVLITGSAIHSLLAAFQTTPMMPFEDVYYTGICREKASIKLHFFSKSSNW; this is encoded by the exons ATGCTGTGCAAGTTCAAAAACATCTgtgttaaatatttgaatttcatcattttcaagtggTTAAAGGCTCAGTTTTTATTTGGCAAAGTGCTGTTACTGGCCATCAGTAGTGCTACTTATATCATCTATTTCGCTCAGCCAACgactaaaatatttattgatcaCGTTGTTGAGACTAGAACTGAAACCCTTTTGCCGTCTAGTAAAGTGCCAGAAGaagcaataaatatttttactcaCGAAAAACTTTTCATGGGAGACAACATCAGTCCTAATGGTCGAGATGAAATCGCTACTAACAtattagaaattgaaaaaaataatttgccaCAAACAAAGGAATCGTTGATGAAACAGTTGCAAttgttgaagaaagaaagaagacttGATAAAGCTCGCATCGATACTCTGAGCAAAAATTTTGAGAAGCAGAAGACAATTTTCGAAGCTAACATAACGGTGAATCAAGAGTTTTTCAAGTATGCTTCTCTTGTTTTGCGCAATATTTCTTATCCCGGAGTAGAAAATTATACGCGATATGCAGTGGCTCGCTTAGGACTGCTGCCTTTGATTTATGTGGAACCATTGAAACCGGAATTCGGTCCGGTGATCAACGACGTCCTTTCTTTCCAATACCCCATAACCATCGGCCCGTGTCGTCTGGACGTTATTACAGTCGATCAAAAGGTTTTCGTAGCGGTCGTGTCAGCCCCTGGCAATTTCGGAAAGCGAAAAATCATTCGACAAACAtggaaaattcatttaaaagcTGAGTATGAAAAAGGTTTGTTGGGTATTGTCGGCTTTGGTTTCATGTTGGGATTGACGACGAGTGATGTGATGCAAGCTCAAATCGAGGAAGAGAGCAAGATGTATGGCGACATCATTCAGATTGGAGTGTCTGATTTCTACAGAAATTTGTCGCTGAAAGTGGCCGGTATCTTCAACTGGCTGTACAGAAACTGCAACAAagtcgatttcattttcaagatAGACGACGACGTCTACGTAAATGCGCGTAATCTAGCTCATTTCGTCCAGCAGTCGCATCATCAATCAAATCCAAGGATGTTTGGTTTGCCATCTGAATATCTCTCTCCTAACAGAG ATGGAAAATGGGGCATCACGTACGAGGAATGGCCATGGAGTCACTATCCGACATATTACCTTGGTCCAGCTGTTTTGATAACCGGAAGTGCCATCCATTCATTATTGGCTGCTTTTCAAACGACGCCCATGATGCCTTTCGAGGACGTCTATTACACTGGTATATGCAGAGAAAAAGCTAGCATcaaacttcattttttctccaaaTCGTCTAATTGGTAa
- the LOC124205354 gene encoding carbohydrate sulfotransferase 1-like gives MKFPREKCKFIGTLLLSFLSFVVLHLTVFRPYLLDHKSVNFIPGIPFNLGGLSASTPISKKILVATTWRSGSTFLGDIIKSIPGVFYSFEPLLYLDHHLGSKTELIQSLFHCRFSHDYLQSTNGLTGLPNDMQRNKRVWDECSYYNRTLCHDPEFVGNLCSNFPIHLIKTVRLRVEELSALIDNDPLITKEWKIIHLIRDPRGIMASRAGLGWCQVNPACNNVSRLCAELEDDVELTEGLLKRFPNRHYLLKFEDLTSNVEMETDKLFRFLEMPVTVSTKAFLDSHTKSNDQKMKEDFLDFEHSTIRKSDAVANEWKTKMTKKDIDNMTEICEPVLKMLKLL, from the exons ATGAAATTCCCAAGGGAAAAGTGTAAATTTATTGGCACCTTACTGCTGTCATTTCTCTCGTTTGTTGTGCTACACTTGACTGTTTTTCGACCGTACTTGTTGGATCACAAAAGTGTGAATTTCATTCCTGGGATCCCGTTCAACCTCGGTGGCCTATCAG CCTCGACGCCCATCAGCAAGAAAATTTTAGTCGCCACAACTTGGCGATCCGGATCGACGTTTCTGGGTGACATCATCAAAAGTATCCCTGGCGTCTTTTATTCGTTCGAGCCGCTGTTATACTTGGACCATCATCTGGGCTCTAAAACCGAACTGATCCAGTCCTTATTTCATTGCCGCTTCTCCCACGATTACTTGCAAAGTACCAACGGACTCACCGGTCTCCCGAATGATATGCAGAGGAATAAACGAGTTTGGGATGAGTGCAGCTACTACAACCGAACTTTGTGTCATGACCCGGAGTTTGTCGGCAACCTGTGCTCCAACTTTCCCATCCATTTAATCAAAACGGTCCGGTTAAGAGTTGAGGAATTATCGGCGCTGATAGACAATGATCCTTTGATAACTAAAGAATGGAAAATCATTCATTTGATACGCGATCCCCGCGGAATCATGGCTTCAAGAGCCGGCCTCGGTTGGTGTCAGGTCAATCCGGCTTGCAACAACGTCAGCCGACTCTGCGCCGAGCTGGAAGACGATGTGGAGTTGACAGAAGGTCTTTTAAAGCGGTTTCCGAATCGGCATTATCTGTTGAAATTCGAGGATTTGACTAGCAACGTCGAGATGGAGACGGACAAACTATTTCGTTTCTTAGAAATGCCTGTCACTGTCTCGACCAAAGCCTTTCTCGACAGTCACACCAAATCAAACGaccaaaaaatgaaggaagatTTTCTTGACTTTGAGCACTCGACAATTAGAAAATCGGATGCCGTGGCTAACgagtggaaaacaaaaatgaccaAGAAAGACATTGACAACATGACAGAGATCTGTGAACCCgtgttgaaaatgttaaaactattGTAG